A region from the Populus trichocarpa isolate Nisqually-1 chromosome 18, P.trichocarpa_v4.1, whole genome shotgun sequence genome encodes:
- the LOC7484051 gene encoding WRKY transcription factor WRKY51, producing the protein MAVDLVGYSKMEDQMAIQEAASAGIKSMEHLIFALSNQTQQSHQLDCREITSFTVAKFKQVISILNRTGHARFRRGPTSSNPVSVRPVVQEPQKLNLDFFKSNNTFKSETKNDLSFGSQYSKDCFSSGTTTSSFLSSVTADGSVSDGKQGGSSSLFGTHPRPTGKPPLSSIHRKKCHDHTLSTSKISSSGGSCHCSKRRKSRVKRTIRVPAISSKVADIPADEFSWRKYGQKPIKGSPYPRGYYKCSSVRGCPARKHVERAVDDPAMLIVTYEGEHRHSHAPLPENVTANSAMRHVFQST; encoded by the exons atGGCTGTTGATCTAGTTGGGTACTCAAAGATGGAAGATCAGATGGCTATTCAAGAAGCTGCATCAGCTGGGATTAAGAGCATGGAGCACTTGATCTTTGCACTCTCTAACCAAACCCAACAAAGTCACCAACTTGACTGCAGAGAAATCACTAGCTTCACCGTTGCTAAGTTCAAGCAAGTCATCTCCATCCTGAACCGGACCGGTCATGCCCGTTTCCGCCGTGGACCCACTTCTTCCAACCCGGTTTCCGTCCGACCTGTCGTCCAAGAACCTCAAAAACTAAATCTTGATTTCTTTAAGAGTAACAATACCTTTAAATCTGAGACCAAAAACGACTTGTCATTCGGCAGTCAGTATTCCAAGGATTGTTTTAGCTCTGGCACGACTACTTCGTCCTTCCTGTCTTCTGTTACAGCTGATGGGAGTGTCTCTGATGGGAAACAAGGTGGCTCGTCTTCCCTTTTCGGAACTCATCCTCGACCTACCGGAAAACCACCTCTCTCATCTATCCACCGCAAGAAATGCCATGATCATACCCTCTCCACCAGCAAGATCTCCTCCTCCGGTGGCAGCTGCCATTGCTCCAAAAGAAG gaAATCAAGGGTGAAGAGGACAATAAGAGTCCCAGCAATAAGTTCCAAAGTTGCTGATATACCAGCAGATGAGTTCTCATGGAGAAAATATGGTCAAAAGCCAATCAAGGGTTCACCTTACCCAag AGGGTACTACAAGTGTAGTAGTGTGAGGGGATGTCCAGCAAGGAAGCACGTGGAGCGTGCCGTAGATGATCCGGCCATGCTTATTGTAACATACGAAGGGGAGCACCGTCACTCACATGCTCCCCTACCAGAAAATGTCACAGCCAACTCTGCCATGCGACACGTGTTCCAGTCAACATGA
- the LOC7484052 gene encoding auxin efflux carrier component 2, translated as MITGKDIYDVLAAIVPLYVAMILAYGSVRWWKIFTPDQCSGINRFVAVFAVPLLSFHFISSNDPYAMNFRFIAADTLQKVVILGALFIWQAFSKRGNLEWMITLFSLSTLPNTLVMGIPLLKAMYGDFSGNLMVQIVVLQSVIWYTIMLFLFEYRGARLLISEQFPETAGSITSFRVDSDVVSLNGREPLQADAEIGDDGKLHVVVKRSNASSIVSSFNKSHGLNSITSMTPRASNLTGVEIYSVQSSREPTPRASSFNQTDFYAMFASKAASPKHGYTNSFQGGIGDVYSLQSSKGATPRTSNYDEEMLKLGKKKGRTNMSGELFNGGSLVSSYPPPNPMFSGSTSGGPKKKESGSGAMPNKELHMFVWSSSASPVSEGNLRHAVNRAASTDFGVTDPSKAAFQPESAASKAMNQLIENMSPSGKWSGEKEHDVEDGCKFPQNVSPFTCQKKMDMAADGSKKHQMPPASVMTRLILIMVWRKLIRNPNTYSSLLGVIWSLVSYRWNIKMPSIVSGSIAILSDAGLGMAMFSLGLFMALQPKIIACGKSVATFAMAVRFLTGPAVIAATSIAIGIRGVLLHVAIVQAALPQGIVPFVFAKEYNVHPDILSTAVIFGMLIALPITVLYYVLLGV; from the exons ATGATCACTGGCAAGGACATTTATGATGTTCTAGCAGCAATTGTGCCTCTTTATGTTGCTATGATTTTAGCCTATGGCTCAGTCCGATGGTGGAAAATCTTTACACCTGATCAATGCTCAGGCATTAACCGTTTTGTAGCAGTCTTTGCAGTTCCTTTATTGTCTTTCCATTTCATATCATCCAATGATCCTTATGCTATGAACTTTAGGTTCATTGCTGCTGATACTCTTCAAAAAGTTGTTATTCTTGGGGCTCTTTTTATTTGGCAAGCCTTTAGCAAACGTGGGAATCTTGAATGGATGAtcactctcttctctctttctacTCTCCCAAATACTCTTGTCATGGGAATCCCTCTTTTGAAAGCCATGTATGGAGACTTCTCGGGGAATCTTATGGTTCAAATTGTGGTTTTGCAAAGTGTAATTTGGTATACTATTATGCTCTTCTTGTTTGAATATAGAGGAGCTAGGCTACTAATCTCCGAGCAATTCCCTGAAACGGCTGGGTCTATTACATCATTCAGAGTTGACTCTGATGTTGTTTCGCTCAACGGGCGGGAACCATTACAGGCTGATGCTGAGATTGGAGATGATGGTAAGCTACATGTGGTGGTGAAAAGATCAAATGCATCATCAATAGTGTCTTCCTTTAACAAGTCTCATGGACTAAACTCAATAACTTCAATGACTCCGAGAGCTTCGAATCTTACTGGTGTGGAGATCTACTCGGTTCAATCTTCTCGAGAGCCAACACCGAGAGCTTCAAGCTTTAATCAAACAGATTTTTATGCCATGTTTGCTAGCAAGGCCGCAAGTCCGAAACATGGATACACAAATAGTTTCCAAGGAGGGATTGGTGATGTCTACTCTTTGCAATCTTCGAAAGGAGCGACACCAAGAACTTCAAATTATGACGAGGAGATGTTGAAGTTagggaagaaaaaaggaagaacaaaTATGAGTGGTGAATTATTTAATGGTGGCAGTTTAGTTTCTTCTTATCCACCTCCAAATCCAATGTTTTCAGGGTCTACAAGTGGTGGAccaaagaagaaggaaagtGGTTCTGGTGCAATGCCTAACAAGGAGCTTCATATGTTTGTTTGGAGCTCGAGTGCATCTCCGGTTTCAGAAGGGAACCTGAGGCACGCAGTTAATAGAGCTGCCTCCACTGATTTCGGGGTCACCGACCCTTCTAAAGCTGCTTTTCAACCTGAATCCGCTGCTTCAAAAG CAATGAACCAATTAATTGAAAACATGAGCCCTTCTGGGAAATGGAGTGGAGAAAAGGAACATGATGTAGAAGATGGGTGCAAGTTTCCTCAAAATGTGTCTCCTTTCACTTGCCAAAAGAAGATGGATATGGCAGCAGATGGCTCAAAAAAACACCAAATGCCTCCTGCAAGTGTCATGACTAGACTCATCCTTATCATGGTCTGGAGGAAGTTGATAAGAAACCCTAATACTTACTCAAGCCTTTTGGGTGTTATATGGTCTCTCGTATCATACAG GTGGAACATCAAGATGCCGTCGATAGTTAGTGGATCTATAGCAATATTATCTGATGCAGGTCTAGGAATGGCTATGTTCAGTCTAG GATTGTTCATGGCTCTACAACCAAAGATTATAGCTTGTGGAAAATCAGTGGCAACTTTTGCAATGGCAGTGAGGTTCTTGACAGGCCCTGCTGTGATTGCTGCAACCTCTATTGCCATTGGCATTCGTGGTGTTCTTTTACATGTTGCAATTGTTCAG GCAGCTCTTCCCCAAGGTATAGTCCCTTTTGTATTTGCCAAGGAGTACAACGTCCATCCAGACATACTTAGCACAGC ggTTATTTTTGGGATGTTGATTGCCTTGCCCATTACAGTACTCTATTATGTGCTTCTTGGCGTTTGA
- the LOC18107830 gene encoding nucleotide-sugar uncharacterized transporter 1, with protein MLYSREVLNFLVRKDVRKILKRKDSDAGERGRALEELRSSLFSRFRSSESAKRHEQQLCGPVIALTFNFLVAIGIIFMNKWVLQGVGFHFPICLSFIHYALSWALMAIIKAFSVLPASPPSKSSRLSLFTLGFVMSLSTGLANVSLKYNSVGFYQMAKISVTPSIVLAEFIWFKKRVSFSKVVALTVVSIGVAVATVTDLQFSLFGACVALAWIIPSAVNKILWSTLQQQDNWTALALMWKTTPITLFFLASLIPFLDPPGVFSYDWNFRNTALILMSALLGFLLQWSGALALGATSAISHVVLGQFKTCVVLLGNYYIFGSNPGATSICGALTAIVGMSCYTYLNICNPKPQTGKLSPGKSSTQSRSSKENVDSHDAYGGESV; from the exons atgctCTATAGTCGTgaagttttgaatttcttggtGAGGAAAGATGTGAGGAAGATACTCAAGAGGAAAGACAGTGATGCTGGTGAAAGAG GAAGAGCTTTAGAAGAATTGCGGTCTTCTTTATTTAGCAGATTTCGCTCGTCTGAAAGCGCAAAGCGACACGAACAACAATTATGTGGCCCTGTCATTGCTCTTACGTTCAATTTTCTGGTTGCTATTGGTATTATTTTCATGAACAAATGG gTGCTTCAAGGAGTTGGCTTCCATTTTCCTATATGTCTTAGTTTTATTCACTATGCACTAAGCTGGGCACTGATGGCCATTATAAAAGCTTTTTCTGTGCTTCCTGCATCTCCTCCATCAAAATCTTCTCGTTTATCTCTATTCACTCTTGGCTTTGTTATGTCTCTCTCTACTGGCCTAGCTAATGTTAGCCTGAAATACAATAG TGTTGGATTCTATCAGATGGCTAAGATTTCTGTTACACCCTCGATTGTTTTAGCAGaatttatatggtttaaaaagAGAGTTTCTTTTTCCAAG GTGGTTGCACTTACAGTTGTGTCTATTGGTGTTGCCGTGGCTACAGTAACTGATTTGCAATTCAGTCTCTTTGGTGCTTGTGTAGCACTAGCTTGGATAATTCCTAGTGCAGTCAACAAGATTCTCTGGTCCACTCTGCAACAGCAGGATAACTGGACAGCCTTGGC GTTAATGTGGAAGACTACACCAATTACATTGTTTTTCCTGGCTTCATTGATTCCTTTCTTAGACCCCCCAGGTGTCTTCTCCTATGATTGGAACTTCAGAAACACAGCACTGATTCTCATGTCAGCTCTTCTTGGCTTTTTGCTTCAGTGGTCTGGTGCTTTGGCACTTGG GGCGACATCTGCTATTTCTCATGTTGTTCTTGGTCAATTCAAAACATGTGTTGTGCTTCTTGGAAATTACTACATCTTTGGCTCCAATCCAGGAGCGACCAGTATATGCGGGGCATTGACGGCTATTGTAGGCATGTCTTGTTACACATACCTCAATATATGCAACCCAAAACCACAAACAGGAAAATTATCTCCTGGAAAGTCTTCCACACAATCCAGATCGAGTAAAGAAAATGTAGATAGCCATGATGCCTATGGGGGGGAATCTGTGTAA
- the LOC7484053 gene encoding uncharacterized protein LOC7484053 gives MAPKPESQNLTSTTSAAEPSSPSSIDPLFHLLTLLPYSILRPPRLRLKLPSFTLPSSMTVFSLVLLTYFMVVSGIVYDVIVEPPGIGSTQDPYTGSVKPVVFLPGRVNGQYIIEGLSSGFMFIVGGVGIILMDLALEKNRAKSVKVSYATAGISSVVIAYVMSMLFLRIKIPGYLR, from the coding sequence ATGGCTCCCAAACCCGAATCCCAAAACCTAACCTCCACCACCTCCGCCGCCGAACCATCGTCCCCCTCCTCCATAGATCCACTCTTCCACCTTCTCACCCTCCTCCCTTACTCAATCCTGCGCCCACCACGCCTCCGTCTCAAACTCCCCTCCTTCACCCTCCCTTCCTCCATGACAGTCTTCTCCTTAGTCCTCCTCACCTACTTCATGGTAGTTTCTGGCATCGTCTATGACGTAATCGTTGAACCACCTGGTATCGGGTCAACCCAAGACCCATATACCGGATCTGTCAAACCTGTGGTTTTCTTGCCTGGAAGAGTTAATGGGCAGTATATAATTGAAGGGCTCTCTTCTGGGTTCATGTTCATTGTTGGTGGCGTTGGCATTATTTTGATGGATCTTGCTCTTGAAAAGAATCGTGCCAAGAGTGTTAAGGTTTCTTATGCTACTGCTGGGATTTCCTCTGTTGTTATTGCTTATGTTATGAGTATGCTTTTTCTTCGGATTAAGATCCCAGGATATCTTCGTTGA
- the LOC7490483 gene encoding plant intracellular Ras-group-related LRR protein 6 — protein MMYEQIQQQQQQMMNRVDRRKVMGERRKAIEEEEVDLSGMSLETIPNPSLNLAAICKLNLSNNDLQMIPESLTARMLNLVVLDVHSNQLKSLPNSIGCLSKLKALNVSCNLLVSLPRTIENCRSLEELNVNFNKLSRLPDTIGFELVNLKKLSVNSNKLVFLPMSTSYITSLKTLDARLNNLRSLPEDLENLINLEVLNVSQNFQYLETLPYSIGLLLSLVELDVSYNKITTLPDSMGCLRKLQKLSVEGNPLVSPPMEVVERGVHFVKEYLSEKMNAGHKSPTKKKSWVGKLVKYGTFSGRIGSRKDREGFDVTPDHYSSFDGLASPAYSGKSPKHTWNRSIEGLASPRYLRIFSPGRLFSSKNLS, from the exons ATGATGTATGAACAgatacagcagcagcagcagcaaatgaTGAATAGGGTAGATAGAAGGAAGGTTATGGGAGAGAGAAGGAAGGCAATtgaggaagaagaagttgattTGAGTGGTATGTCTTTGGAGACTATACCTAACCCTTCACTCAATTTAGCCGCTATTTGCAAGCTTAATCTCTCCAACAACGATCTTcag ATGATACCAGAATCCTTAACAGCAAGAATGCTAAATTTGGTGGTGTTGGATGTTCACTCAAATCAGCTCAAATCTCTCCCTAACTCAATTGGGTGCTTGTCAAAGCTCAAAGCTCTTAATGTTTCATGCAACCTTCTTGTGTCCCTCCCCAGAACCATAGAGAATTGCAG GTCTTTAGAAGAATTGAATGTCAACTTCAACAAGCTAAGCAGATTACCAGACACCATAGGGTTCGAGCTTGTTAACCTCAAGAAGCTCTCGGTGAATTCAAACAAGCTTGTGTTTCTTCCCATGTCTACCTCCTACATCACTTCTTTGAAAACACTAGACGCAAGGTTGAACAATCTAAGGTCCCTTCCTGAAGACTTAGAGAACCTTATCAATCTAGAGGTCCTAAATGTAAGCCAAAACTTCCAATACCTTGAAACCTTGCCATACTCCATTGGCCTCCTTCTATCTCTTGTGGAATTGGACGTGAGTTATAACAAGATTACAACTTTGCCCGACTCCATGGGGTGCCTAAGGAAGCTGCAAAAGCTGTCTGTTGAAGGGAACCCGCTCGTTTCTCCGCCAATGGAGGTGGTGGAGAGAGGGGTGCATTTTGTCAAGGAGTATTTGAGTGAGAAGATGAATGCAGGCCACAAGAGCCCAACAAAGAAGAAGTCATGGGTTGGTAAGTTGGTCAAGTATGGGACCTTCAGTGGGAGAATTGGGTCCAGGAAAGACAGAGAAGGGTTCGATGTCACGCCTGATCATTACTCCTCCTTTGATGGTCTTGCTTCTCCTGCATACAGTGGGAAATCCCCTAAACACACATGGAATCGTTCCATTGAAGGCCTTGCTTCTCCTAGATACTTGAGGATTTTCTCACCCGGTCGTCTATTCTCTTCAAAGAATCTCTCTTAG